The Candidatus Dojkabacteria bacterium genomic interval ATCGACCATCGGACGGTCGATGAGACGGCTCAATATAACAGACATTCCACTCGGGGAAAAGCACAGATCCAAGAACTGTATGCGGATTAAATGTTGCAGCACCTACCTCGGATCCATATGGATAAACAACATTACAACCCTGTTTACTCCAGTAATTGTTAAGTGTTTCAACGATTTCTTGAAATGTCTTTGTCATGGCACCTTATTATACCACGTCCGACACATACCGCCAATACTTATTACCCACTCTTTGATTTTTATCGTTGTTCGTCACGATTATCGTTTTTTATAGTCCACTCACTATCTTCTGTGGAGTCCATAATCGAAACTCCTAACGTATTAAGTTGATCTCGAAGTTTATCAGCTGTGGCAAAATCCTTTGATTTTCGAGCTTTCGTTCGTTCGTCTATTATATTTTCAACCTGAGAAATGAACTCATCAGAAAGTGATGACAGCTTATCTACACATTCGGTTATACCTACTGCAGAAACCTGATCAACAGAGAGCAACACACCAAGCTTCTCTGCAGAATTAACTGTATCATCACGTAAAAGCTTCCAAAGAGTTGCCAGAGCCTTGGGAGTGTCAAAGTCGTCTCCTAGACTTGCCATTATTTCGTGCATATATTTATTATTTGTAATATCAAGTGTGAGCTCACCCTGTTTTGAGACGTCTGTGAATATTTGTGTAGTTTTAGCAAGTAGTCGAGTTCTTGCTGTTTGAGCGGCTGAAAGTGCATCCCAAGTAAAATTCTGTTTAGACCGATAATGTGCTAATAAGAAAAAGTAACGTAGATCAAGTGGATGATATCCTTTTGCAATTACATCATCAAGTGAATAACTTGTTCCTTCGGATTTTGACATTTTTGCACCATCTACAGTCAGGTGTTCATTATGAATCCAATAGTTTACGAATATCTTGCCGGATGCGGCTTCACTTTGAGCAATTTCATTTGTATGATGAATAGGAATATGCTCGATCCCACCCATGTGAATATCGATTGTATCACCCAAAAGTTCTTTGGACATTGCGCTACATTCAACATGCCAACCCGGAAAACCTTCACCATCTGTAACTTCAGAAGATTTAAACGGTGATTTCCAGGTTTGAATTGCATTTTTATGGTCGCCCGTTTTAAATAACCAAAGGGAAAAATCAAAGGGATTTTTCTTGTCAGGGTCAGTTGTTTCGCCAGATCCTGCACCTTCTATATTCTGGTCGAGTCTTTGCCTATTTAACTTGTTGTAGTCTTTAAATTTGCTTACATCAAAATACACTGCCTTTGAGGTTACATATGCATAGCCCTTTTCCAAAAGAATTGATACCAGTTCTATCATTTGGTCAATATACATTGTGGCAGCCGGCTTATGAGTTGGCGGCCTGATATTTAGACTGTCTACATGTTTTTCAAAAATATCCTGATACTTTTTTGCAATTTCTTGTGGTGATAAACCTTCTCGCTTTGCACCTTTTTCCATTTTATCTTCACCGGTATCTGCATCGCTTACCAAATGCCCCACATCTGTATAATTCCTAACAAAAGTCACGTCGTATTCAAAAGCCATAAGCGTTCTTGAAACTATATCCGCAGCCACCATTGCACGCATGTTTCCAATATGCTGTACCCAATAAAGGGTTGGTCCACATTGGTAAAAGCTTATTTTCCCCGTTTTTAGTGGTACAAATTCTTCTTTTTGGCGCGTTAACGTGTTAAAAATCTTAATCATTTTATTGATTCATAAATTTATAGATATATCCGTAATACAATTATCATAAGTATATCAATAATCTTACAGTAACTCTAACGAAAGTAAAAAATCAAAAGAAAACTCAACACATAGAGGGACTAAGTGGCTTTATCAAAAGAAGCGTTTTCATAACACGGTAATTATAACACAAAAAAGGAAAATTAAGTGAAACGGTTAACTTCCGGCTGCAGTAAACTTGCAGCCGGATTTAGTTAACTATTCTAAGTCCATTGCACAATCGAAAATATCTTCGAATTCCTTGGCATCGAGAATACACTTTGAGTCTTCTCGTTGCTTCTTCCAAGTATCACCCTCGCGCTCTTTCTTTAGATCCTCGGCACATTCTTTAACAGTTCCCATGGCATCTTCTACTGTTTCCATAGCCTCGGACTTACTCATATCCCATTCGTCCTCGTAGTAGGTAACTGCAAGATCAATAACATGCTTACAGACCTTGTTAGCACTTGGAGGAAGTACAAACATGTACATAACTACTCCTACTACTAATCCACAGAAGGCAACTAGTGCAACTGCGATACCTGCAATTCCTAAGATTTTTTGGGTCTTAGTCAGGTTTTTGATACTGAACTTCTTTGCTTCTTCAGCCATTTTTAGAAGAATTAAAATTATTACCTGTATGATATCAGATATCCTGTAAGTCGTAAACAACAAGTAGTAAGTAATATCTATTATTGATACAATATATCTATGACAAATTCAGTTTTTACACAAATACAAGAGTATCTAAAAGAAAAGGGAGAACCGGATTATCGATTTAGGCAGATTCTGCACGAAATATTTGAAAACAAAGTAACCGATTTTTCCCAAATGACAACTCTTTCAAAGACTTTACGAGAGGATCTAATCCAAAAATTTCCACAAATTCTAGCGCTTAAACCTATTGATATTGCAAAATCCACCCAAGTCCAAAAAGCTTTATTTGAGCTTTTCGATAAACACAGAATTGAAACAGTTAGCATGATGTTTAAAAACGAAGAACGAACCTGGCAATCACTTTGTGTATCATCTCAGGTTGGCTGTAGTTTAGGTTGTAAATTTTGTACTACTGGGACAATTGGGCTAAAACGAAACTTAACCATTGATGAAATTATCGGACAGGTATTATATTTTTATCTTAAGACACAACCTGTAAACAGTATTGCATTTATGGGCATGGGTGAGCCGCTTTTAAATCCAAATCTCATCCCCGCAATTGAGCTTCTGACTGCCGATAATTACTTTAACTTTGGACAACGAAGAATTAGTGTATCAACAGTTGGTGTAATTCCAGGACTTATCTCGCTTATCCGTAAGTTTCCCCAGGTTAATATTGCATTTTCGTTGCACCACCCCAATCAAAATGAACGTGAAAAACTAATGCCTGTTGCACGTAAATATAAAACTGCAGATGTTATAAAAGTTTTAGACGATCATATTAAGAAAAACAGAAGAAAAGTGCTAATTGCCTACACACTTCTAAAAGGTATTAACGACGACAAAAAAGCACTTTCTGAACTTATTAAGCTTATAAAAGATCGTGGCAGGATTGCCTATCTATATCATGTAAACCTAATTTCCTATCACGAAACCAGCCAAAACATGAAATATCAACCGTCCAACCAAAAGACTGTTGAGTGGTTCGAGAACGAGCTTAAAAAGGCACACATTTCAGTTACAAAACGCCAATCCTTTGGTGATGAAATCGATGCTGCTTGCGGGCAATTGTATGCAAAGTATCAAAAGATGTAGGGACCCGTCTCTAACTTATCCCTACATGTACGAGCGATTATCGAAGCAATTCTTTTATAAGGATTCTCTACTTCCATCAGCCATGATCCGAACCACGGATCGTATAACAAATTCAGCCGAACCAGGGTCTTTAGCTACAAATGAAATCTCGTGACCTTGGATATAGTAGTCATCATCATAAGAGTATTCCTTCTCCAAAACTGATTGGTCAATGTTAAATCCAGATACGGAAAAATTCATAGTAATCTCACCCCAGGACGACACGAAGGATTGATATGCAGTAACATACGGTTCAACCTCTTGTTTTTCTAGCACCTCATCAAAGGTATAACCTGTTTCTGTTAATTTGTCTGCTTCCCAAATAAATGTGACCATATCAAAGCCTTTTGATTCCGGATTATATACAAAATATATATCAGTCCAGTGACCTCCTAACCCAGTCCACCAGTTTGCTATTGAAAAGTCATTGTAATAATCGTTATTTATATCCCTTACTCTTACTATTCCGGTGTCTTGACAATCAACGCCAGTTGCACAAAACAAGAATGGTTCTGATTCCCAGTAATATCCGCCCTCGTCCCAGATCACAAGTTCGGACCAGCCTACTTTTTGGGTGGAAGGATAAATTAAGGTATTCTGAGTATACTTACTGTCATTTAAAATATTGTGTGATGAAAACCGAAGTGGTTCGTTTTCCAATATGTATTCAGGGCAGCTGGAGCTACTCAACGAATCTGTATTATCTTCGTAAGAAAGACTTGTCGTAATTTTCTCAAGCTCCTCTAGTATATTTGATTTGGCTTCATATATTGTTGAATCTAATTCATATAATTCGTTTACAATAGAGACAAGCATAAAAATAGTAAAGGCTAGTATGATGATAGATATAACTATAGCCACCGGCCTTAAAATAATTTTTAGTTTTAAAGGGAGTTTGATTTCGGAAAGAAGAAATTTTTTGAGTTTTTTAAAAGACATGAAAGCCATCCAAAGGATGATGAAATTATTAACCACATAGTATCAGATGTAGAAAAGAGAAATCAACAGCTGTGAACGTAGGTTAAAACCCTGTATCTACTCTATTTACTTTACTGCAGCAACGACTTTTTCAAATACGGCAGGTTGAGTAGCAGCAAGTTCTGAAAGGATCTTTCGATTAAGTTTAAAACCAGCCTTTGAATAGTCGGACATAAATGTACTATACTTAAGACCCACAGCCTTTAATGCAGCGTTAAGTCGCTCAATCCAGACTCTTCTAGCCTGTGCACCACGCCTTTGCCTATCCCGAAAAGAGTACTGACCAGCATGCATATAGGCTTCGTGTGCAACCTTATAAAGTCGGTTTTTGGTCATTCGGTAACCTTTAGTTGCACTTAGAATCTTTTTATGCTTTCTTCTTTTAGTGTAACCACCTTTGACTCGCATTAAGAGTAGCTATTAAATTACATTTTTAAAAATTTTGGCAACAGATCCCCGGAGAGTTCGTTTTTTGTCGGAAAGTCGCCTACGTCGAACTGGGTTTTTCCTTGAGAGCAGGTGTTTTCCACCAGCCTTTATATAAGTAACCTTAGGCTTCTTTCCCCCCCGAGGTTTTGTCTTCATTAGTCGCTTTGCTATTGTTGTCCGTACTTTTGACACTTTGTGTTTTTTTAAAAATTACACCTATTTGGCGTCTGCCTTTCTGAACGTCGGATATCTTACTATACCCCTCAAAATAAGTCAACAAATCGGCAAAAATATCGTCCATTGATCTTTTAATTGCCTTTCTTGAACTCATGAGAGTTATTTTTACGGCATGACCTTTTTCTAAAAATTCTTTGGCATTTTCGACCTTTCTCTCAAGGTCAGGTAAGCCTATCCCTGTTTTAAATCGCATTTCTTTAAGTTTTTTTTCCTTACCTTTATTTTTCTTTTCCTTTTTTTGTTGCTGATACTGAAATTTTGACCACTGAATAAGCTTACAAACAGGCGGATTGGCCTTTGGAGCAACTTCAACCAAATCAAGTTCACGCTCCTTTGCAAGGGAAATGGCATCTTGAGTTGACATCTCACCAACGTTATCATTACTTTCGTCAATGACCATAACTGTAGGAACTTTTATATATTCATTCCGTCTATACTTACCCTGATAGACCGGACGTTTGGGCTGATACCTTTGGTATCGATTGTTTCTATAGTTTACTATTTTGAGAAAGATAAAAATTTAGTTAATTTGTTTTCTTTTCAGATTTGATCTGAGAATTCAACATTTCGATAAGTTCGGGAACGCTCATTAGACCTTTGTCTTTTTCGGTTAATGATCTTACGGATACTGCATTGTTCGATCGTTCACTTTCACCAACTATTAGCATATAAGGAATCTTTTCAAGTTCGGCATTACGAATTTTCTTTTGCATACTTTCTGATTTGTCATCAACTTTAGCCCTAAACCCAGCGGCTTTTAACTCGTCACGTATTTTCTCTGCATAAAGAACCAAAGTATCGTTTATAGGGATAATTCTTAGCTGTTCAAGACTTAACCAAAGCGGAAATATTCCACCGTAATTTTCGATTAAAACGGCTATAAAACGCTCCAAAGACCCCATTAATGCTCTGTGAATCATAAAAGGTCGTTTTTCTTTGCCATCGGCATCAATATAGATCATGTTAAACCGCTCGGCAAGGTTAAAGTCTATCTGAATAGTGCTTAATTGCCATTTACGACCTAACACATCTTTTACTTTTATATCAATCTTAGGTCCATAAAATGCAGCTTCCCCCTCTTCTTCAACGATTCCTATACTTTTCTTTTGAGCAACCTTTCTTAATACATCCTGTGCATAAGCCCAACCATCATCAGGACCGATGTATTTTTCCTTGTTGTTGGGATCTCGTAAACTTAAGTTTATTTCATCGGGTTTAAGATCAAATATGTCAAAAATGTACATGGTAAGGTCAAGTGCTTTTTCCAATTCATACTCAAGCTGATCTTCAGTACAAATAATATGGGCATCATCCTGAGTAAATCCACGCACTCTAGTTAAACCGTTTAATTGCCCGGCCTTTTCGTATCGATAAACAGTTCCCATTTCGGTCCATTTTACGGGCAAATCTCTATAGCTTCGTTTTTCGGTATTGTACATAGCTATATGGAATGGACAGTTCATTGGTTTTAGACAATATTGCTCTTCGTCAATTCCCAAAGGGTTATACATACTATCACGATAGAAGTCCCAGTGACCCGACGTTTTCCAAAGATTTAACGACCCTATATGAGGAGTTGCAACCGGTTCGTAGCCCCAATCAAAGTAAGTATCAAGTGCAAAATCCATTATTTGTTTACGTAGAAATGCTCCTCGCGGAAGCCACATAATAAGTCCGGCCCCAACAGTTGGATCAATGGTAAAAAGTTTTAGCTCTTTACCTAACTTTCTATGATCACGCTTTAAAGCCTCGGCCTGCTGTAAAAGATATGAATCGAGTTCTTCTTGAGACTCAAAAGCTACTCCATATATCCGCTGAAGCATTGGTCGTTTTTCGTCACCTTTCCAATATGCACCCGCAATACTGGTTAGTTTAAAAGGTGCAACTTGTGAAGTATACTCAACATGAGGTCCTCTACAAAGATCAACAAATCCCCCATCTCCTAATTTGTATACATTTACCTCTTTTTCTTTTATTTCTTCGAGAAGCTCGTATTTATAAGGCTGCTTACGTTTGCCAAATAACTTTTTTGCCTGCTCCTTACTTAATTTAGTATGAAGCATTGGCTCGTTTTTCTTTATGATCTTTCGCATCTCTTTTTCTATTTTAGGAAGGTCTTCTTCTTTTAAAGGCTCTTGTAAGTCAAAATCATAATAAAATCCGTTGTCAATCGCTGGTCCAATGCCGAATTTAGCATCGGGGTAAAATTTTAGTACGGCCTGTGCAAGTATATGCGCTAAAGTATGCCGTTTTGATTCAATATTAATATTCTCCACGTTTATATATTTACAAAGTTAAATTGGATAACAAAAACCAAAGCTAGAAACGACATGCGAGAGGATTCACAAGAAGTAAGAGCTGCTTAGCAGCTAAACTGTTTTCTGGTCTAATAATCTTTTTATACATGATTGTTGATTATACAGGAAAATTATAATCACGTAAACCTGTTTTCTTAACCTCTTCGTAGGGGCGGGTTTAAACCGACATGGTCATTATTAAATAATATGAATAATCGATTTATTACCTCGTAGGGACAGGTTTAAACCGACCCCCAGGCATAAATTTGTATGGGAGAATGCGAATTACTAAAGAGGGGGGTGCGGGTATAAACCGACCCCTACGAATGATAAAATATATGTGTTAAAATTTATGTGTATTTGGGCCGTTAGCTCAGTTTGGTAGAGCACACCATTCGCATTGGTGAGGTCGCCGGTTCGACTCCGGCACGGTCCAATGTTCTTTTAAAGGTGCACGTCTTCGAACTCGGCGACCAATAAACACTA includes:
- a CDS encoding radical SAM protein, translating into MTNSVFTQIQEYLKEKGEPDYRFRQILHEIFENKVTDFSQMTTLSKTLREDLIQKFPQILALKPIDIAKSTQVQKALFELFDKHRIETVSMMFKNEERTWQSLCVSSQVGCSLGCKFCTTGTIGLKRNLTIDEIIGQVLYFYLKTQPVNSIAFMGMGEPLLNPNLIPAIELLTADNYFNFGQRRISVSTVGVIPGLISLIRKFPQVNIAFSLHHPNQNEREKLMPVARKYKTADVIKVLDDHIKKNRRKVLIAYTLLKGINDDKKALSELIKLIKDRGRIAYLYHVNLISYHETSQNMKYQPSNQKTVEWFENELKKAHISVTKRQSFGDEIDAACGQLYAKYQKM
- the rplT gene encoding 50S ribosomal protein L20 is translated as MRVKGGYTKRRKHKKILSATKGYRMTKNRLYKVAHEAYMHAGQYSFRDRQRRGAQARRVWIERLNAALKAVGLKYSTFMSDYSKAGFKLNRKILSELAATQPAVFEKVVAAVK
- the infC gene encoding translation initiation factor IF-3 produces the protein MVIDESNDNVGEMSTQDAISLAKERELDLVEVAPKANPPVCKLIQWSKFQYQQQKKEKKNKGKEKKLKEMRFKTGIGLPDLERKVENAKEFLEKGHAVKITLMSSRKAIKRSMDDIFADLLTYFEGYSKISDVQKGRRQIGVIFKKTQSVKSTDNNSKATNEDKTSGGKEA
- a CDS encoding cysteine--tRNA ligase, whose amino-acid sequence is MIKIFNTLTRQKEEFVPLKTGKISFYQCGPTLYWVQHIGNMRAMVAADIVSRTLMAFEYDVTFVRNYTDVGHLVSDADTGEDKMEKGAKREGLSPQEIAKKYQDIFEKHVDSLNIRPPTHKPAATMYIDQMIELVSILLEKGYAYVTSKAVYFDVSKFKDYNKLNRQRLDQNIEGAGSGETTDPDKKNPFDFSLWLFKTGDHKNAIQTWKSPFKSSEVTDGEGFPGWHVECSAMSKELLGDTIDIHMGGIEHIPIHHTNEIAQSEAASGKIFVNYWIHNEHLTVDGAKMSKSEGTSYSLDDVIAKGYHPLDLRYFFLLAHYRSKQNFTWDALSAAQTARTRLLAKTTQIFTDVSKQGELTLDITNNKYMHEIMASLGDDFDTPKALATLWKLLRDDTVNSAEKLGVLLSVDQVSAVGITECVDKLSSLSDEFISQVENIIDERTKARKSKDFATADKLRDQLNTLGVSIMDSTEDSEWTIKNDNRDEQR
- a CDS encoding threonine--tRNA ligase; translated protein: MNVENINIESKRHTLAHILAQAVLKFYPDAKFGIGPAIDNGFYYDFDLQEPLKEEDLPKIEKEMRKIIKKNEPMLHTKLSKEQAKKLFGKRKQPYKYELLEEIKEKEVNVYKLGDGGFVDLCRGPHVEYTSQVAPFKLTSIAGAYWKGDEKRPMLQRIYGVAFESQEELDSYLLQQAEALKRDHRKLGKELKLFTIDPTVGAGLIMWLPRGAFLRKQIMDFALDTYFDWGYEPVATPHIGSLNLWKTSGHWDFYRDSMYNPLGIDEEQYCLKPMNCPFHIAMYNTEKRSYRDLPVKWTEMGTVYRYEKAGQLNGLTRVRGFTQDDAHIICTEDQLEYELEKALDLTMYIFDIFDLKPDEINLSLRDPNNKEKYIGPDDGWAYAQDVLRKVAQKKSIGIVEEEGEAAFYGPKIDIKVKDVLGRKWQLSTIQIDFNLAERFNMIYIDADGKEKRPFMIHRALMGSLERFIAVLIENYGGIFPLWLSLEQLRIIPINDTLVLYAEKIRDELKAAGFRAKVDDKSESMQKKIRNAELEKIPYMLIVGESERSNNAVSVRSLTEKDKGLMSVPELIEMLNSQIKSEKKTN